TGTTCTATTATTTTATCATCTACTTCATTAATTTCGCTTTTTACAAAGCTTAGTCTGCTCTCTAAATCAGCTAATACGTTAATGGACTTCATATATCTAGCTTGATTTTCTACATTAGCTTGGTCTGTAGAAACTTGAAGACTTGCATAATTTTCTACAAGATCTTCACTTTCCATAACAACCCTCATTTTGTCCAAACACTCATTTATAATATTAGCGTTGTTCAATTTATGTTTATAGTTTTTTTCTATTTCTACCGTAAGTTCCTCTAACCCTTGCAACGCTAAATTATATTGCTTCTCCGTTTTGTAAAGTGAAGATAAATCCCAAGTAAGTGACTTATCTACATCCTTTCTTTCTTTTAAGGCTGTTTTCATTATTAAATTCTCCTTTACAAAATAAAATAGTTTTAAAAAATAAAAGTCTTGAATTAATTCAGGACTTTCATTTTTATTATAATTCAATTGAAGTTCAAATATTAATTTTATTTTAAAATATTGTTAGCTTACTTTTAATCATAAATAATATCTTTTATAATATCAAGCAAATCTCCCTTTTCTAGCCCTTCAATATTATTTATTGATTTAATATCTTTTATCAATTTTTTTCTTAAATCTTCATCAGCTTTCTCAGCTTCATAAGCCTTATAAGCTTTATCGACACCATAAGCTTTTTCGATTTTATCAGTTTTGTTAATTTTATTTGTTTCATTTATATAAAATTCCTCTCCACTTTCAACAATTCTTGTGCTATATCCTTTAGAATCCAATAACTGTTTAAAACTCTCCTGAGCTTCCTTATCTCCATGAACAAGCAGAATTTCCTTTGGTTTGTCCATAAACCCTTCTATCCAGTTGAATAATCCATTTCTATCAGCGTGTCCTGATAATCCCTCTAAGTTATAAATGTGAGCTTTAACAGCAATTTGTTCTCCAAATATCTTAACTGTTTTTGCCCCACCTACTATATTTCGTCCTAAGGTTCCTTCTGCTTGATATCCTACAAAAACAATTGATGATTCGTCTCTCCACAAATTATATTTAAGATGATGTTTTATTCTACCTGCATCACACATACCACTTGCAGAGATAACTATTACATTGCTTTGAATTTTATTTATTTCCATTGAATCGCTTGCAGAAACAGAAAATCTCAAACCATCAAATCTAAAAGGATACTCCCCCTTCATTACAAGTTCTTTAGCTTCATTGTCATAATCCTCATTATGGCTCTCAAATACCTTTGTTGCTTGAATGGCTAAAGGACTATCAATATAAACTTTAATATCCTTCAAATCTTCATTTTCTACATATTTATTTAATTCATATAAGATTTCCTGAGTCCTACCTACTGCAAATGAAGGTATAATAACATTCCCCCCTCTTGCAAAGGTCTCCTTAATTATTTTTAATAACGCCTTTAAATCTTCCTTAATCTCAGGATGAACTCTGTTGCCGTATGTGGTCTCTATTATCAAGTAATCAGTATGATTAATAATGGTTGGATCTTTTATAATTGACTTATTTAAATTACCTAAATCACCACTATATACAAGTTTTACTTCTTCTTGATCCTTTTCAGTCATATATAATTCAACAATCGCTGAACCCAAAAGATGGCCTGCATCTCTAAATCTTATTTTTAACCCATCAAAAACATCTATCATTTCATCGTATGGAAATGCTCTAAAAAGTGAAAGAGAAAGTTCTGCTAATTTAAATGTGTATAATGGTTCTAAAGTTTTTAATCCCTGACGCTTTCTTTTTTTATTTTTCCAATCAACCTCAGATTCATGAATGTGCCCGCTGTCAGGAAGCATAATACTGCATAAATCCATTGTCGCCTGCGTTGATAAAATCTCACCCTTAAATCCCATTTTATAAAGTAGCGGTATTCTTCCACTATGATCTATATGGGCATGTGATAAAATTACATAATCTACCTCTTTAGGATTAAAATCAAATGTCTCATTTGCAAATACTTTTTCACCTTTGCCCTGATATAAACCACAATCAAGCAAAACAGTCTTTCCGTTTATGTGCAAAATATGACATGAACCTGTAACAGTTTTTGCTGCTCCATAGAATTGAATTTTCATAATAATAATCCTCCTCTTCATCATGTGAATAGTTACTTTATGCTCTGGTAAAAGTCTTAAATTTATTTTTCATTAGATAATGATTACACTGAATTTCGTCCAATTTTTTCAAATATTCAGATATTTGTTTCTATTATAACAGATATATAATAATATACCTAGCTTGCCTTCGTTAATATAATCTAGATATTATAATTAATTTTCTAAATTTTTTATTATTCCCCGTCCCTTAAATTTAACCTCTTTGAAGTATTTATAAATGAGAATAAGCTTGTGAAAGTTCGACATTTGATTTGATTACCTCTTTTGCGAACTCCTCCTTGCTTTGTGATACCATTTCTAAAGCATTAGCTTTTTCTTGAGTATTTATTATAGCTCCAGCAGGAACATATCTATTAGCTGGTATCCTTACTCCATCTGTAACAATAGCTGCCAAATCAATATAACAGCCTTCTTCCACAATAGAATTAAAAACAATGGCATTAAATCCAACAAAAGTATTACCTCCAATAACACATGGGCCGTGCACTATTGCTCCGTGAGCTATGCTAACTTCTTTTCCTATATAAATAGAATATTCTTTTTTATTAACAGTAAATTTTATATTTTTTAATCCGTGTAATATTACTCCATCTTGAATATTAGTTTTAGATCCAATGTAAAATGGTGTACCCTCATCAGCCCTAAGTGTTACATTACATCCAATAAATACGTCTGTGTCGATTCTTACATCGCCTATAATACTAGAGAATGGGCCTACGAAAGTAGTTTCGTCAATACTTGGATATATACTAATAGGATTAAAAGATGTAGGTGGATTACTACTAACAAAATAGGAATGTGTATTAGTTGGGCCCATCGGCTTATATTTAGCACTTTTATGTTTACTCATAATTTCTCTCCTTAATGTTTAATGTTATAGTATATATATGCATGTTATGGCAAAGAATATACAATCTATTTCGTACTTAAAGGAGGGCTAGTTATTTTACACAAAAAAGGAACAAGGCAGTGGATTATGGTTTTTATTTTTTATACAATAATAGTATTTTTGAGTTTACTTACAACCAGAGTCTTGCTTGCAAGTGAACTATTAGTTAGGCCTATATTGGGTTTGCTTATAATATCTGTAGTCTCTGGTTTAATTCCATGCATAGGTGGTTTTTTAGGTAAACGGATTTTCTTCATAATTTATACCCTTTGTACCATAGTAGCTATCATTTATATGTTTTATATTGTGATGGTCAATACTTCACCTGGCTGGGGTGACTTAACCAGTATTATAGGTTATCTATTTATAATTGCAGTTGGAACTGTTTTAGCTTTAGTAACAGAGGTACTTAGTTACTTTATTAAAATAAAATTAATTAAAAACAAAAAAATATGGTAAATTATTAATTTACCATACATTTTTATTGTAATTATTACTGTAAATAACTCTACTATTTATAAGTTTTCGCTTTTACTTATTTTGATGCACCAAATACAGCACCCATTGTTTTGTATTGACTTGAATTTGCCATCATTAGTAGTCCTTGAGTATTAACTGTTTCATCTGCATTTCTCCATAACTTATGAACATTTGCACCTAGTGCTGGAGATGTTATACTTACAAAATCTGCTGCGCTAACACCTGTTGAGTTTAGTGTCCCTCTAGTTGCCAAATTACTTGAGTATACATCTTGTTTATCTTTTATCAAATAATATTTTCCACCATTTTGGAAACTACAATTTGTTGCAACACCAATGTATTTATCACTTGAAATTTTTGTGTTACTAAATGAAATTAAATTCTCAAAAATATTATGTGAAGCAGATGTCCTAGCAAAGTCAAAGTTTGACTTTTTACCATCAGCTTGGCTATTATTAAATGATGTACAATTTTTTACTGTGATTGTTCCAGGGTTAGAGTTATCTGTAAAACCCTGATTCTTATTTTCAAATGAAATACAGTTGATAACTGAATGATCACCTGCAATACCTGAACCACCTAATTTAAATCCATTACCATCACTGTTTTTTGTGTATTTACCTGCCGTTGTTTGTCCATTTCTAAAAGCAATACAATTTTTAATTGTTACTGCACCTATTGGACCTGTTTCTGATTTAGAAAATAAATCCCAACCATCGTCTACGTTATTGTATGAAATACAACCATCGAATACATTTCCTTCACCACATGTTAGCTTTGCTCCAAAGCCATCAGCATTTTCTCCAGTTTTAGGGTCTGAATTATTAAATGATGTAGAATTAATGATTTGATTGTTAGTAGGCCATAAATCCATAGTTGCAAGGTTAGAACTACGACGGCTAATTTGTAGACCTGAATCCCTATTAGCTTCTAATACACAGTACTCTACAATATTATTGTTACCACATACGAATATACCATTATCAGCTGCCCCAGTTACTCTTATGCCATATACATGCCAATAATTTCCTTCCATTTGAAGGCCTCTAGCATTTAAACTTGTATCTACCATATTATATGGTTGTGATGAGAAATCTAATGTTACATTTGCACCTTCGCAAGGTTTTATTGTCTTATATGCGCTAGCAGTTCCATTGTTTCCTACTGGTATTGTCAATTGCTTGCTATAAGAATAAGTACCATTCATCAATAAAATGGTGCCTCCTGCTTTTACTGTTGCGATTGCAGTTTCAAGCGACATTGGACTTTCCTGTGTTCCAGTACCTGTTGTTGTCCCTGAAGGTGAAGTGTAAATTGCATTTGCAATGTTAGCATCAGTTTTTAAAACTAAACCACCTGTGGTCACTTTAGCACTAGGACTTAAAATTGTAGTTGCATTAACTGAAGTCGCTGTTTCACTTACTGAATTTCCTCCAACAGATACTAACTCAGATTTATAACTCTTAATTTTAGTCATTAATTCAGTATTTACCTCAGATTTTACATCATCAGCATCTGTGAAATTCCACTTAAAATCTCCACCATCTACTCTTCCTGCATAGGTAGTAACGTTACTTTCTACATTTTCTGGTGCATCTGGTACATATTTATACATTAATGAACTTGTATCGAAATTATTATACGTGTTTCCTCCACTTACAGACTTATATGTGCTTGGAACTTTTTCATTTCTTGCCGATGCTAAATATGCATCAAATTGAGTTGCATCATCCTTAGAATAAACAACCTTTGTAGCTCCTTCTATTTTATTATTATATGCCTTAATCATACCGCCTTCTTCACCTGAGAAGGTCCCTACACTTCCACCAGAAATATCAGAACCTTGTAGCGATGATAACATTGGGTATTTACAATTTCTGAAATAGTTATCTTCTACAAAAGCTGACGCACCTTTTGTAACCCCAACCCCATATTTTGAATTTCCATCAAAATAGTTATTGTAAATGTGAATTGTCCCAACTCTAATACGTGGTTGTCTTGAATCTGAATGATCAAACCAATTATGATGATAAGTTACATAGAAATTTTCCGTGTCACTCATACCACAAAGTGAACATTTACCAGAATCATAAAAATGATTGTATGCAACTGTAACATAAGTTGATTTTTTTACATCACAAGAGCCATCCCCCTTTACTTGATCAGCATCGCTTCCAGCTGCCCCATAAAAAATATCATTATTATGGACCCAAATGTTTTCATTTCCTGTGTCAAGTGAAATTCCATCATCCGGAAATAACATGACACCCATATTTCTAAGTTCTACATTGTGAGAATCTCTAATAAGAACTCCCCATCCATAAGCAGTAGCATCTTCCCCTACGCCCTCGAATGTAACATTGTAACACCCTTTTAATTGTAAATATCCAGTACTATTAAGTCCAGTAATATCAGCAGCTTTAATTTCACCTGCCATACGAATAATAAGTGGTCGTTTATCATAACCCTTTTGACGTTTTGCTAAAATATCAGTAATGCCTGTACACAGTGTTTCAGTTCCCTTAATATTTGTTATAACATTTGCTGTTACTTTATTTACATTACTTGATGTAATATACACAATTTGAGCATTACTTGCTACTGTACCATCATCTTTATATCCACCTGAGCCTGTACCCATCGGTGATCCAGAAGCAAAAGCAAAACCTTCTCTTGTATTTGCTTTTACTTTAATAGTTTTTGTAATTACTTGTTCTAAGCTAGCTTCTTTATTATTTATAGTAGGCACTATTTTCATCACATAATCGCCTTGTGAAAGACCTAATACATCTGCTCTAAAATATGATGAATATTTTCTAATTAATTGATTATCTAATTGTTTATATTCAGAATCTGAAGCACTTGCTAATTTACAATAAACATTGTACCCAGTTGCTCCTTTAGCCTCAGCCCATTCAACATTTGCCGACTCCAACCACCCATTACTTTCTAATATTGATACTGTATTTCCCACACTTTGTGCGTTTTCTAATGATACAGAACTTAAATTATAGGTTGAAGCGCTGGCACTTAAACACGTTGTCATCACCATAGATGATGCTAATACAGCTAACATTAGTTGTTTTGAAATTTTTTTAACTTGATCACTTGTTAATGGTTTTTTTACCATTTGATTACCCCCTCTTATTAGTTTGTTCACGTTAACGTGAAAGCGTTTACTTTGTTTGATTTAAAAATATACATTTGATCACAATATATATTCATATTCAATATATTACACATTAAGTAAATAATTGTCAATCTTTAAATTCTACATCTTCCTACTTTTACGTTAATTAAAATATTATTAACCTTAATAATCAATCTTCTAAATTTTTTACTGTTTTCCCCCCTTAAATTTAACTTCCCTAACGTATTTATAAATAAGAATAAATTTCTGTTTTAGTGCAATCATTATTAATCTATTAGTTGATAAAAAGTTATTATAAGTTATGAAGGGAATGATGTTAATGAGTAATATCATGCTTACTATAGAAAATTTAAGAGAAGAATTAGAAAACCTTATCGTATTAAAAGGCTTAAGTCATACATCTGTATTAAAATTAAGCCAAATATTAGATAATTATATACTAGAATATTATACAAATGAATATTAAAAATAATCACTGTAACAGCCCTCCTCCACAATTAAAACTATATTTTATTATTTAGCAAATAAGGGTATTATAATAGCTGATAATAATGGGTACAATATTAGTGTGAATTTGAATTTATATAAAGAAGGAAACAGGGGGCATGTGCTGATATGAGAAAAAGCATTCGCATTTTATTAGTTATTGTTGCATTTGTTTTACTAACTGGTTGTTACAAAGGATCAACAGTTAAAAGTACTATTTCAAATAACACAAGTATTACAACGCCTAAAGCTTGCAATTCAAAGTTAACTTCCCGAGCAGCTAATATAGGTGACTACTACCCTTTTGAAAAAGGCATAAAGTATATGTACACTGGTGCTGGCAATGAATATAACACTTATTCTGTCTATGTGGACTATTTAATAGGAAACCGAGAACAGATTATAGTTAACAATGGTGGTACAGAGGCAATAAAAGTACTCGAAAATAAAGATGGAGAATTAAGACTTATCTCTTCCAAAAATGAGATTTATTATAGAGAAAATTTCACTTACCAAATTAATAATAACCCTGAAATTTTACTAAAGCAGCCACTTATCAAAGGGACTTCTTGGGCATTGAAAGATGGTAGTAAACGGACTATAACCAATGTTAAAGTTGCTATAAAAACTCCATTAGCTAGTTATGAATGTTTAGAGGTTACAACTGTGAGAAAAGAAAACACGACCAAAGATTATTATGCAGCTAATATTGGATTAGTTAAGACAATGTACGCAAATAATGGTAAAGTAACTTCTTCATTAAGTAAGATAGAGAAAAAGGTACCTCTAGTTCAAACAGTTAAATTCTATTATCCAAATGGAGAGAACAGTATGAATTATGTTACAGATAAAAAACTTTCCTTTAACACAAATGATATAACCAAAAAAATATTTGAGAACTATTTAAGAGAAGTTCCAAATAATAATGTAGGAAAATTAATTAGTGATAACACAAAAATTAAAAGTCTTTATTTAAACAAAGATAATATGGTATATCTTGACTTTTCAAAAGAATTCACACAGGAAATGAATGCCTACAGTGCTTATGAAAATCAGATACTTCAATGTATTACTAATACATTTGCTGATTATTATATGGTGAAAAAAGTTTATATAACCGTGGAGGGTAAACCTTATAGTTCAGGTCATATTTCAATGAAAAAAGGTGAAGCGTTTATTGTAGATTACAAGAACACAATATTACTTACGCAATGAAAAACTAACCCTATATCTGATATGGGGTTACTTTAGGAAATATATTTAAATATGTATAACTATTTTTCTATAAACATTTTCCAGGATCAATCTTTATTAAATTCCAATTCC
This window of the Clostridium estertheticum genome carries:
- a CDS encoding carbonate dehydratase — translated: MSKHKSAKYKPMGPTNTHSYFVSSNPPTSFNPISIYPSIDETTFVGPFSSIIGDVRIDTDVFIGCNVTLRADEGTPFYIGSKTNIQDGVILHGLKNIKFTVNKKEYSIYIGKEVSIAHGAIVHGPCVIGGNTFVGFNAIVFNSIVEEGCYIDLAAIVTDGVRIPANRYVPAGAIINTQEKANALEMVSQSKEEFAKEVIKSNVELSQAYSHL
- a CDS encoding right-handed parallel beta-helix repeat-containing protein → MVKKPLTSDQVKKISKQLMLAVLASSMVMTTCLSASASTYNLSSVSLENAQSVGNTVSILESNGWLESANVEWAEAKGATGYNVYCKLASASDSEYKQLDNQLIRKYSSYFRADVLGLSQGDYVMKIVPTINNKEASLEQVITKTIKVKANTREGFAFASGSPMGTGSGGYKDDGTVASNAQIVYITSSNVNKVTANVITNIKGTETLCTGITDILAKRQKGYDKRPLIIRMAGEIKAADITGLNSTGYLQLKGCYNVTFEGVGEDATAYGWGVLIRDSHNVELRNMGVMLFPDDGISLDTGNENIWVHNNDIFYGAAGSDADQVKGDGSCDVKKSTYVTVAYNHFYDSGKCSLCGMSDTENFYVTYHHNWFDHSDSRQPRIRVGTIHIYNNYFDGNSKYGVGVTKGASAFVEDNYFRNCKYPMLSSLQGSDISGGSVGTFSGEEGGMIKAYNNKIEGATKVVYSKDDATQFDAYLASARNEKVPSTYKSVSGGNTYNNFDTSSLMYKYVPDAPENVESNVTTYAGRVDGGDFKWNFTDADDVKSEVNTELMTKIKSYKSELVSVGGNSVSETATSVNATTILSPSAKVTTGGLVLKTDANIANAIYTSPSGTTTGTGTQESPMSLETAIATVKAGGTILLMNGTYSYSKQLTIPVGNNGTASAYKTIKPCEGANVTLDFSSQPYNMVDTSLNARGLQMEGNYWHVYGIRVTGAADNGIFVCGNNNIVEYCVLEANRDSGLQISRRSSNLATMDLWPTNNQIINSTSFNNSDPKTGENADGFGAKLTCGEGNVFDGCISYNNVDDGWDLFSKSETGPIGAVTIKNCIAFRNGQTTAGKYTKNSDGNGFKLGGSGIAGDHSVINCISFENKNQGFTDNSNPGTITVKNCTSFNNSQADGKKSNFDFARTSASHNIFENLISFSNTKISSDKYIGVATNCSFQNGGKYYLIKDKQDVYSSNLATRGTLNSTGVSAADFVSITSPALGANVHKLWRNADETVNTQGLLMMANSSQYKTMGAVFGASK
- a CDS encoding MBL fold metallo-hydrolase RNA specificity domain-containing protein, giving the protein MKIQFYGAAKTVTGSCHILHINGKTVLLDCGLYQGKGEKVFANETFDFNPKEVDYVILSHAHIDHSGRIPLLYKMGFKGEILSTQATMDLCSIMLPDSGHIHESEVDWKNKKRKRQGLKTLEPLYTFKLAELSLSLFRAFPYDEMIDVFDGLKIRFRDAGHLLGSAIVELYMTEKDQEEVKLVYSGDLGNLNKSIIKDPTIINHTDYLIIETTYGNRVHPEIKEDLKALLKIIKETFARGGNVIIPSFAVGRTQEILYELNKYVENEDLKDIKVYIDSPLAIQATKVFESHNEDYDNEAKELVMKGEYPFRFDGLRFSVSASDSMEINKIQSNVIVISASGMCDAGRIKHHLKYNLWRDESSIVFVGYQAEGTLGRNIVGGAKTVKIFGEQIAVKAHIYNLEGLSGHADRNGLFNWIEGFMDKPKEILLVHGDKEAQESFKQLLDSKGYSTRIVESGEEFYINETNKINKTDKIEKAYGVDKAYKAYEAEKADEDLRKKLIKDIKSINNIEGLEKGDLLDIIKDIIYD
- a CDS encoding aspartyl-phosphate phosphatase Spo0E family protein, which translates into the protein MSNIMLTIENLREELENLIVLKGLSHTSVLKLSQILDNYILEYYTNEY
- a CDS encoding GerMN domain-containing protein, whose translation is MRKSIRILLVIVAFVLLTGCYKGSTVKSTISNNTSITTPKACNSKLTSRAANIGDYYPFEKGIKYMYTGAGNEYNTYSVYVDYLIGNREQIIVNNGGTEAIKVLENKDGELRLISSKNEIYYRENFTYQINNNPEILLKQPLIKGTSWALKDGSKRTITNVKVAIKTPLASYECLEVTTVRKENTTKDYYAANIGLVKTMYANNGKVTSSLSKIEKKVPLVQTVKFYYPNGENSMNYVTDKKLSFNTNDITKKIFENYLREVPNNNVGKLISDNTKIKSLYLNKDNMVYLDFSKEFTQEMNAYSAYENQILQCITNTFADYYMVKKVYITVEGKPYSSGHISMKKGEAFIVDYKNTILLTQ